In bacterium, the following proteins share a genomic window:
- a CDS encoding shikimate kinase — translation MWTSFVGFMASGKTTVADALQAATGRPVVHVDAAVTARAGATIAEIFAREGEAAFRDRELAELAALDAGRNLVVDTGGGLVETPAATELLRERGVVIWLDAPWEIHRTRLKACPPGERPLLDKLGWAGLEELFRRRRRLYAAAADFRLSATVADPALLARTAMLRSLVWSRRPAEQRR, via the coding sequence ATGTGGACATCGTTCGTGGGATTCATGGCCAGCGGCAAGACGACCGTGGCCGATGCGCTGCAGGCGGCTACCGGCCGCCCGGTCGTGCATGTGGATGCCGCGGTCACGGCCAGGGCAGGCGCCACCATCGCCGAGATCTTCGCGCGCGAGGGCGAGGCCGCTTTCCGCGACCGCGAACTGGCCGAACTGGCCGCCCTCGACGCGGGCCGCAACCTCGTGGTCGATACCGGTGGCGGCCTCGTCGAGACCCCGGCCGCCACCGAACTGCTGCGTGAGCGCGGCGTCGTGATCTGGCTCGATGCCCCGTGGGAGATCCACCGCACCCGCCTGAAGGCCTGCCCGCCCGGCGAGCGGCCCCTGCTGGACAAACTGGGCTGGGCCGGGCTGGAGGAACTGTTCCGCCGCCGCCGGCGACTTTATGCCGCCGCTGCCGATTTCCGGTTGTCGGCCACCGTGGCGGACCCGGCGCTGCTGGCGCGCACCGCCATGCTGCGCAGCCTGGTCTGGTCGCGCCGTCCCGCGGAGCAGCGGCGATGA
- the pilO gene encoding type 4a pilus biogenesis protein PilO: MKIDVKNPNLIRWALTVLVVATVVPMYFLSTSYPFTYASRSQTIKELDDRHQKLSAELERARLLVRNLERVEQEYAILHDQWKVAATLLPDENEMPDLLRKVTAAGQQSGVEFEIFKPGAVANQGFYSDNPVEVRISGGYHQTGVFLSRLANLNRIVNVSKLKMQGVDSNQKDVAWTVRTDMLLTAYTQGAANAQPAATDAATSRPLQANAAQAKAADGKAAPAKAGQSGGTAKASAAGAPAGNDNQGGR, from the coding sequence ATGAAGATTGACGTCAAGAACCCCAATCTCATCCGCTGGGCGTTGACGGTGCTGGTGGTCGCGACGGTTGTGCCCATGTACTTCCTGTCCACCTCCTATCCGTTCACGTACGCCTCGCGGTCGCAGACGATCAAGGAACTCGACGACAGGCACCAGAAGCTGTCGGCCGAGCTGGAACGGGCGCGCCTGCTGGTCCGCAACCTCGAGCGTGTCGAGCAGGAGTACGCCATCCTGCACGACCAGTGGAAGGTCGCGGCCACGCTGCTTCCGGACGAGAACGAGATGCCGGACCTGTTGCGCAAGGTCACAGCGGCCGGGCAGCAGTCGGGCGTCGAGTTCGAGATCTTCAAGCCGGGCGCGGTCGCCAACCAGGGCTTCTACTCGGACAACCCGGTCGAGGTCCGCATCAGTGGCGGCTACCACCAGACCGGTGTCTTCCTGAGCCGCCTGGCGAACCTGAACCGGATCGTGAACGTGTCCAAGCTCAAGATGCAGGGTGTCGACAGCAACCAGAAGGACGTCGCCTGGACGGTCCGCACCGACATGCTGCTGACGGCATACACGCAGGGCGCCGCCAACGCGCAACCCGCGGCGACCGACGCTGCGACGTCGCGCCCGCTGCAGGCCAACGCCGCCCAGGCGAAGGCTGCGGACGGCAAGGCAGCCCCGGCCAAGGCCGGCCAGTCCGGTGGTACCGCCAAGGCTTCCGCGGCAGGCGCCCCGGCCGGCAACGACAACCAGGGAGGGCGCTGA
- a CDS encoding PilN domain-containing protein, translating to MIRINLLPRDEQPAKARLAMPQLGAMAPLALLLLAFGGVGGAYFYQSQQVTALQTVIAAEEAETRQLAPEIAKIQRLNQQRKDLNDRLDVITRLDADRYFRVHLMDELNRSLPEHMWLTKFEDVGGDQYNVEGVTFSNFLVSDFLQNVTESPYFASINLLLAEKGEIDKVRVVKFKAQAKAVRNAAPAPFEG from the coding sequence ATGATCAGGATCAACCTGCTACCCCGTGACGAACAGCCCGCGAAGGCTCGCCTGGCGATGCCCCAGCTGGGTGCCATGGCGCCGCTGGCGCTGTTGCTGCTGGCCTTCGGCGGCGTGGGCGGGGCGTACTTCTACCAGTCCCAGCAGGTCACCGCGCTGCAGACGGTGATCGCGGCCGAGGAAGCCGAGACCCGCCAGCTGGCGCCCGAGATCGCGAAGATCCAGCGCCTGAACCAGCAGCGGAAGGACCTCAACGACCGCCTGGACGTCATCACGCGCCTGGACGCGGATCGCTACTTCCGCGTGCACCTGATGGACGAGCTCAACCGCAGCCTGCCCGAGCACATGTGGTTGACGAAGTTCGAGGATGTGGGCGGTGACCAGTACAACGTGGAAGGCGTGACCTTCTCGAACTTCCTGGTCAGCGACTTCCTCCAGAACGTGACCGAGAGCCCGTATTTCGCCTCGATCAACCTGCTGCTCGCCGAGAAGGGCGAGATCGACAAGGTTCGGGTCGTGAAGTTCAAGGCCCAGGCCAAAGCCGTGCGCAACGCCGCGCCGGCGCCGTTCGAAGGGTAG
- the pilM gene encoding type IV pilus assembly protein PilM translates to MDIGSHVVKCLRLDLSGERPQVTHFGMADLPPEAIVDGEIMDRELVIQTIREAAQNADLPNEPVASAVAGRAVIVKKIVMDKMSEADAREAIYWEAEQHVPFDIDDITLDFQILQPDIGAGQMELLLVAAKKDMSQSHAELIRDAGFTPLVIDVASFANQNAWEKLRGETPATVSAPRDADAVDGLAPFDDDQPEAAPATPRGAGEFVALLDVGGGVTNVHIVRDGVPYFTRDLPIGTAHFIEEFQKQLGLTYDTASRVARGHTDEADMQLIGDIVRSVGGEIYQGLEPSLSYLKTAGEADGIDRIVLSGGGAHLPGLKDYLAESYGVPAEIADPLGNLDYASDLFGETDPADLSPLLTVCVGLALREAVEA, encoded by the coding sequence ATGGACATCGGTTCCCATGTCGTCAAGTGCCTGAGGCTGGACCTCAGCGGCGAGCGGCCGCAGGTCACGCACTTCGGCATGGCGGACCTCCCGCCCGAGGCCATCGTCGACGGCGAGATCATGGACCGTGAACTCGTCATCCAGACGATCCGCGAAGCCGCCCAGAACGCGGACTTGCCCAACGAACCGGTGGCCAGCGCCGTCGCCGGTCGCGCGGTCATCGTCAAGAAGATCGTGATGGACAAGATGAGCGAGGCGGACGCGCGCGAGGCCATCTACTGGGAGGCCGAGCAGCACGTCCCGTTCGACATCGACGACATCACGCTCGATTTCCAGATCCTGCAGCCGGACATCGGTGCCGGCCAGATGGAACTGCTCCTCGTCGCCGCCAAGAAGGACATGAGCCAGTCGCACGCGGAGCTGATCCGCGACGCCGGGTTCACGCCCCTGGTGATCGACGTCGCCTCGTTCGCGAACCAGAACGCGTGGGAGAAGCTGCGGGGCGAGACGCCGGCGACGGTGTCGGCGCCTCGTGACGCTGACGCCGTCGACGGCCTGGCGCCTTTCGACGACGACCAGCCCGAGGCCGCACCCGCCACGCCGCGGGGCGCCGGCGAGTTCGTGGCCCTGCTCGACGTCGGTGGCGGCGTGACGAACGTGCACATCGTGCGCGACGGCGTGCCGTACTTCACGCGCGACCTGCCGATCGGGACGGCCCACTTCATCGAGGAATTCCAGAAGCAGCTCGGGTTGACCTACGACACGGCTTCCCGCGTCGCGCGCGGTCACACCGACGAAGCGGACATGCAGCTGATCGGCGACATCGTGCGCTCGGTCGGCGGCGAGATCTACCAGGGCCTCGAGCCCAGTCTGTCCTACCTCAAGACCGCGGGCGAAGCCGACGGCATCGACCGCATCGTCCTGAGCGGGGGCGGGGCGCACCTGCCCGGCCTGAAGGACTACCTGGCCGAGAGCTACGGCGTGCCGGCGGAGATCGCCGACCCGCTGGGCAACCTGGACTATGCATCGGACCTGTTCGGCGAGACGGATCCCGCCGACCTCAGCCCGCTGCTGACGGTCTGTGTGGGCCTCGCGCTGAGAGAGGCGGTGGAGGCATGA
- a CDS encoding prepilin peptidase: MALPYEPGFLYAFTALLGACFGSFSNVLIHRLPRNLSVVRPRSACPSCGRAIAWHENIPVLSWLLLRARCRGCAAPIASRYVLVELAGAACALIGVWRFGFTFAGLSASLLLLLLLDIALIDWEHMIIPHTLTIAGIVIGLGGSFLDGRDPAAAFLGAAVGAGSILAVSWGYRLVRGVIGMGGGDVMLMGMVGAFLGPWGVLGTLFGGAVLGTVYALASTRGHLQAGAKLPFGTFLAAAAAVVLLFGRPIAGWYLGLAG, translated from the coding sequence ATGGCGCTGCCTTACGAACCCGGATTTCTCTACGCCTTCACCGCCCTTCTGGGCGCGTGCTTCGGCAGCTTCTCCAACGTGCTGATCCACCGGTTGCCGCGCAACCTCAGCGTCGTGCGGCCGCGGTCGGCGTGCCCGTCGTGCGGCCGTGCCATCGCCTGGCACGAGAACATCCCCGTGCTCAGCTGGCTGTTGCTGCGCGCGCGCTGCCGCGGGTGCGCGGCCCCGATCGCCTCGCGCTACGTGCTGGTGGAACTGGCCGGCGCCGCCTGCGCCCTCATCGGGGTCTGGCGCTTCGGATTCACCTTCGCGGGGCTTTCTGCATCCCTGCTGCTGCTCCTGCTGCTGGATATTGCATTGATCGACTGGGAACACATGATCATCCCGCACACGTTGACCATCGCCGGCATCGTGATCGGGCTGGGCGGTTCGTTCCTCGACGGGCGCGATCCGGCTGCGGCGTTCCTCGGAGCGGCCGTCGGCGCCGGCAGCATCCTTGCCGTGTCGTGGGGCTACCGGCTGGTCCGCGGCGTCATCGGCATGGGGGGCGGCGACGTCATGCTCATGGGCATGGTGGGGGCGTTCCTGGGACCGTGGGGAGTGCTCGGGACGCTGTTCGGAGGCGCGGTGCTGGGCACCGTCTACGCTCTGGCCAGTACCCGCGGACACCTGCAGGCGGGCGCCAAACTGCCGTTCGGCACGTTCCTGGCAGCCGCAGCGGCCGTGGTGCTGCTGTTCGGGAGGCCCATCGCGGGGTGGTACCTGGGCCTGGCCGGCTGA
- a CDS encoding ABC transporter permease subunit has translation MTRRHVTALARGTFRETVRDRVFYLVAVFGFLMLASTTVLSPLTIGAQGKIVSDVGLASMVLLGLLVVVFVGSGMVRKELDKGTITTILSKPVGRREYLLGKYLGLSLTMAVMLAVMGVMFLLMLLMSPGAFSLRFVSAFYLTFLELSVITAVVVFFSTCVSPVLAAVFTLGVFVAGHLSQSIRDFGNLQQSAFTGTVSTVVYYLMPNLEVFNVRGAVVHGDPVSAAHILLATLYGVCWVALLLLLSGAVFSRRELRG, from the coding sequence ATGACCCGTCGACACGTCACGGCCCTGGCCCGGGGGACATTTCGCGAAACCGTTCGCGACCGCGTCTTCTACCTGGTGGCCGTGTTCGGCTTCCTGATGCTGGCGAGCACGACCGTGCTGTCGCCGCTCACCATCGGCGCCCAGGGGAAGATCGTCAGCGACGTGGGGCTGGCCTCGATGGTGCTGCTCGGGCTGCTGGTTGTCGTCTTCGTCGGCAGCGGCATGGTTCGCAAGGAACTCGACAAGGGCACCATCACCACGATCCTCTCCAAGCCGGTCGGTCGCCGCGAATACCTGCTCGGCAAGTACCTCGGCCTCAGCCTGACGATGGCGGTGATGCTCGCGGTCATGGGCGTCATGTTCCTGCTGATGCTGCTGATGTCGCCGGGCGCGTTCTCGCTGCGGTTCGTGTCCGCCTTCTACCTGACGTTCCTGGAGCTGTCGGTGATCACGGCCGTGGTCGTCTTCTTCTCGACGTGCGTGTCGCCGGTGCTGGCCGCCGTCTTCACGCTCGGCGTCTTCGTGGCCGGCCACCTCAGCCAGTCGATCCGCGATTTCGGAAACCTGCAGCAGAGCGCCTTCACCGGCACGGTCAGCACGGTCGTCTACTACCTGATGCCCAACCTCGAGGTGTTCAACGTGCGCGGCGCCGTGGTCCACGGCGACCCGGTGAGCGCCGCCCATATCCTGCTCGCGACGCTGTACGGCGTCTGCTGGGTGGCCCTCCTGCTCCTGTTGTCGGGAGCGGTCTTCTCACGCCGGGAGCTGCGCGGTTGA
- a CDS encoding ABC transporter ATP-binding protein encodes MSRQVLVENVPPAAGAIGVLSAPAGTVDSRADGCVDAGPALRVVDLCKTFRSGFARRRLRGIEGVSFTVGRGEVFALLGHNGAGKTTTIGCLLDLVRPDRGEVSLLGHPHRDRQARARVGYLPERPYFFDYLTGRELLEFYADLLDVPRRERRDRIDQILRQVDMLPDAGRRLNKYSKGMLQRLGLAQALLGDPELLILDEPMSGLDPMGRREVRTLLQDLKRQGRTILLSSHIVPDVEQLADAVGILCEGRLVLNERLGNLADACTYRVRAAASVAQARSAGLPDWSLAAFTSPESAPLAADLVAGDAGQLRELLDACHQSGLPVVAVESQRSGLEELFLRTHARGSDA; translated from the coding sequence ATGTCCCGTCAAGTGCTGGTCGAAAACGTGCCGCCCGCCGCAGGGGCCATCGGTGTCCTGTCGGCGCCGGCCGGGACCGTGGACTCGCGTGCCGACGGGTGCGTGGACGCCGGACCGGCCCTGCGGGTGGTCGACCTCTGCAAGACCTTCCGCTCCGGCTTTGCGCGCCGCCGGCTGCGCGGCATCGAGGGCGTGTCGTTCACCGTCGGCCGCGGCGAGGTCTTCGCCCTGCTGGGGCACAACGGCGCCGGCAAGACGACCACCATCGGCTGCCTGCTGGACCTGGTCCGTCCCGACCGCGGCGAGGTTTCGCTGCTGGGGCACCCGCACCGCGATCGCCAGGCCCGGGCCCGCGTCGGCTACCTGCCTGAGCGGCCGTACTTCTTCGACTACCTGACCGGCCGCGAACTGCTCGAGTTCTACGCCGACCTGCTCGACGTGCCGCGCCGCGAGCGCCGCGACCGCATCGACCAGATCCTGCGCCAGGTGGACATGCTGCCGGATGCGGGCCGCCGTCTCAACAAGTACTCCAAGGGCATGCTGCAGCGGCTGGGCCTGGCCCAGGCGCTCCTGGGCGACCCCGAGCTGCTGATCCTCGACGAGCCCATGTCCGGCCTCGATCCCATGGGTCGCCGCGAAGTGCGCACGCTGCTGCAGGACCTCAAGCGGCAGGGCCGGACGATCCTGCTGTCCAGCCACATCGTTCCCGACGTCGAGCAGCTGGCCGATGCCGTGGGCATCCTGTGCGAAGGCCGCCTCGTCCTGAACGAGAGGCTCGGCAACCTGGCCGACGCCTGCACCTACCGCGTGCGCGCCGCGGCGAGCGTGGCGCAGGCGCGCTCCGCGGGACTTCCCGACTGGTCGCTGGCGGCATTCACTTCGCCGGAATCCGCGCCGCTGGCGGCCGACCTGGTGGCGGGCGACGCCGGCCAGCTGCGCGAACTCCTGGATGCCTGCCACCAGTCGGGTCTGCCCGTGGTGGCGGTCGAGTCGCAGCGTTCCGGGCTCGAGGAGCTCTTCCTGAGGACACACGCACGAGGGAGCGACGCATGA
- a CDS encoding type II secretion system protein, which yields MNKREGFTLIELMIVVAVIGILAALAIPNYVSMQEHAKEAGTKSNAHTLQLAIENYAVTHDGIYSVAAADITPLLPGQGMMANNFTGAHSEPQFGAAAAAPGEVGVELIVQGGAPVGYVITAAGKAGVVMTVGSGL from the coding sequence ATGAACAAGCGCGAAGGATTTACCCTTATCGAATTGATGATCGTCGTCGCGGTGATCGGAATTCTGGCCGCGCTGGCCATTCCGAACTATGTGAGCATGCAGGAACACGCCAAGGAAGCCGGCACGAAGAGCAACGCCCACACGCTGCAGCTGGCCATCGAGAACTACGCGGTCACCCATGACGGCATCTACTCTGTCGCCGCCGCCGATATCACCCCGCTACTCCCGGGCCAGGGCATGATGGCCAACAACTTCACCGGTGCCCACAGCGAGCCGCAGTTCGGGGCCGCCGCAGCAGCGCCGGGCGAGGTCGGAGTCGAGCTCATCGTGCAGGGCGGCGCCCCGGTGGGCTATGTCATCACGGCGGCCGGCAAGGCCGGCGTCGTCATGACGGTCGGCAGCGGCCTGTAG